CCCAGAGGCCGTCGCCGTCGGTCACGCCCTGAGCCAGGAGCTGGTTGCTCGACGAGTAGACCGAGACGGCGGCTCCCTTGACGGCCTCGGCCGAGGAGAGACCGTTGACCCAGACCAGCAGCCCCCTCTCCCAGACGCGGGCCGAAAGTCCCAGATCGGTCAGGGTCACCACCTGACGCGCCACGTCCCAGCCGTCGGCTCCGTCGCGGGCCTCGACGAGAAAGACGCCGCGATCTTCGCCGAGAAGGGCACCGAGATCGAGGGCGCTGCGGACCGTCCCGTTGAGGCGGCTGTCGACGCGGAAGGCCGTCGTCCCCAGAGAGCGGCTAAGGGCCTTGGGCGGCTCCGTCCCCTCCCCGAGCGCTCCCGTGACGAGGGGGACGTTGTTCGGGTAGAGCTTCCAAGCCGAGACGTCGACGGCATCGACGTTGACCGTCTCCAGGGGGATGCGCGGCGCCTCGGCCGTCGAGAGGAAGGTCCCCGCCACGGGAAAGCGCAGAGAACGGTCCCGATCGGGAAGGACGAGGGAGAGAATCTCGTCGGCGCCCAGCCCCTCGCCCCCGCCCAGCCCCTTTTTCAGGGTGACGGTGACCCTCTCGCGGGGGGCGAAGGCGCCGACGAGGGCAAAGCCGCCGTAGAGAGGCTCGACGCGGAAGGCTCTCTCCGGCGACAGGGCCAGGTAGCCCCGGACGTCGGCGGGGTCGACGGGACGGGAGGTGTAGAGGACGAGCCGTCCTTCGTCATCGCCGCTCTCGGCGTAGCTTCCGGTGACGGAAAGGCGCGGCGAGGCGTCGAGAGTGATCGTCTCCGTCGTCTCGAGCCCCAGAGGTCCCGCATCGGAGGCGAGTCCCCTCTCGACGGTCAGCCGGAGGGACGGGCCCGAGAGGGACTCGGTCCTGACGACGACCCTCTCAGACGGCACCTGCCCCTGCGGGGTCAGCTCGACCCTCCGCCCGTCGCTCTCGGCCGTGACGAAGCCGGCCAATCGCTGAGGCGGAACAGGAAGGGAGAAGGAGAATTCCAGCGTCATCTCCCCGTAAGGCGTCCGCTCCGTGGGACGGACGGAGAGAAGCTTCAGCGGAGCCGTGCGGAACTCGAAGGACTGAGGCCCGGCCAGAAGACGCCCCGATCGGTCGCGGAGCGCCTTGAGGGTCACGCGGTACTCCGTCGCCGGAGCCAGGGCGGCGCGCGGCGTGAAGACGAGCCGGTCGGGTCCGTCCCAGACGGCGTCGCCCTCGAGGGGCGGCCTGATCTCCAGGGGCAGCGATTGGGACGGCACGATCTTCCCGACCAGCCCCGCTTCGGCCACGGGGGCCGAGAAGGTCAGGCCGATCTCCGGCCGGCCCGACGTCTCCCCCTGAGGAGAAAAGGAAAGAACGGAAAAATCATCGGCCCTGGCCCCTGCCGCCCAGGCCCAGAAAAGGAAGAACGAGCCCCACAGCACCATTCCTTTTCTCATCGCGATCCCCACCTTCCCCGTTCTCGGATCGACGACCCCGCAAGGCGCCACGGGGCGGACGACGGACGACGACGGCCCTTCCGGGCCTCGGCACAGCACCCTCATCTTACCTCACGGCGCCGAGAAAGGAAGGTCTCTCCGCTCCTCGGTCGGCCGCGATCGTCCCGTCGGACCGCCTTCCTCCTCGGTCACTCCCATCGGGATTCCCTGAAGGTGTCGCACCCGCCCCTGGACCAGGAAAGACGGGCCTCCTCCAGGGGAACGACGAGCTCCCGCGATCCTCCCGGGCCGGAAAGGGCCAGAAGAAGGCTATCGCCCTCGATACGCAGGGCTTCGAGCGCCTGCAGCCTCTCTCCCGACAGGGGCATAAATCCCGAAAAATCGCCGTCACCGTCGAAAAAGCAGACGCCCTCCGGCTCACCCTCCACGGCGTCGGAGGGGGTGATCGTCGCCCAGGCCACGAAGGTCGGCGACAGCCCCTCCACCGTCCCCAGTCTCGCCCCCGCGACAGGCGATGACCGGAAAAACCGTTGAACCCGCCAGACCCGATCTCCCTCGCGGACGGCGTAGGAAAAGCCCGATTCGGGGATCGGAGGCTGCCAAATCACCCAGAGAAGGGCACCTCCCAAGAGCAGGGCCAGGCCCCTTTTCGCCCTCATTTCGCCTTTTCCCCCCGGCCGAGGCCATGGGGCACATCGACGGCACACTCCCCCAGAGACTCCGCGGTCCGCCTCCCCCGGCAACACCGGGAGTCCCCCTTCAAGACGAAAAGGGGCACCGCGAAAAGAGCGGTTTTTCCTGTCATCACCTATCTGCCTCCCTCTCCCATCCCCTCGGACAAGGGATGGACGTCGCAGAAAACGACATCCATCAGCTCGCGGACCGTGACGATCACTCGTCCGTCGCCCCAGGAAATGACGTCGCCGTCGGTAGCGACGGCGCGGAAGAGCGCGACGTCACGCAAGTCACCGTAGCGAGCCGTATTCAGCTTCCGGCTCACGTCGACGACGATGACGCTGCCCGTCTCCATCTCCACGAAGAGACGCCAATCGTTCAGAGGAACGATAGACCTTATGAAGGCCACCCTTCTCCCTCCTCTCTTTTCCGCCATGCCCCTCACCTCCGTCCGTCAGCGGTCCCGTTCCCCCGAGGCCATCGTACCCGACCTCGTATGTCAGGAGACGGACCTCGCCCGACACCACGGGAGTGCGACCCAGGCCGCACTCCCCTTTGCCCACCGTCAATGCCCTGTCACGTCGGAGA
The DNA window shown above is from Aminithiophilus ramosus and carries:
- a CDS encoding DUF2442 domain-containing protein; translated protein: MAEKRGGRRVAFIRSIVPLNDWRLFVEMETGSVIVVDVSRKLNTARYGDLRDVALFRAVATDGDVISWGDGRVIVTVRELMDVVFCDVHPLSEGMGEGGR